The Corynebacterium sphenisci DSM 44792 genome includes the window GCACGCCGGGCCCCGGGCGGCGATGCGCGAGGCGCTCACCCGCACCGGCGGGGTGGTCTCCTCGGCGGGGGTGATCCTGGCGGCGACCTTCGCGGTGCTCACCGTGATGCCGGTGCGCGAGCTCTTCCAGTTCGGCCTGGCCATGGCGATCGGCATCCTGCTGGACACCTTCGTGGTGCGCCCGCTGGTGGTGCCCGCCCTGGTGCGCCTGCTCGGGGCGCGGGCGCTGTGGCCGGCGGCGCCGGCCGGGGCCGCGGCGGCGGCCGCGGACTAGGGGCGGGGCGGCGGCCTCAGCCGCGCATCGGCCAGGTGCCGTCCACATCGGAGGCGTCCCGGCCCCGGCTGCGGAAGTACTCGGCCAGCGAGGCCGCGTCCTCCCAGGCCTGCACCGCCTGCAGCTCCATCAGCGCATCGCCGTCCATCTCCGTGATCTCCGGATGCCGCTTGGCCATCATCCAGGCCAGCCGGGCCGCGGCGAGGGCGTCCTCGGTGGCGTCGTGCGCGGCGTCCAGGCGCACCCCGTAGCGTTCGCAGGTGGGCCCCAGCTTGCGCTGCCCGGAGCCGCGCAGCTTCGGGGTGAAGCGCTTGTCCAGCACGTAGGGGTCCACCACCAGCCCGTCCACGGTGAATCCGGGCTCCAGGGCGCGCAGCACCGACAGGTCGTAGGCGGCGTTGTAGATCACCGCCGCGTAGCCGTCCGCCCAGGCCGCCCGCAGCGCGTCGATGGTGCGCCGCAGCACCCGCTCATGGGGCTCGCCCTCGGCGCGGGCGCGTTCGGTGGTGATCCCGTGGATCCGGGTCGCCGCCTCCGGGATCTCCACCCCCGGGTCGGCGAGCATGGCCAGCTTCCGCGGCTCCTGCCCGGCGGTCAGCCGCACCAGGGCGGAGGTGACGATGCGGCAGGTGCGCGGATCGGTGCCGGTGGTCTCCAAATCGAAGGCGACCATCTTTCCCACGTCGAAGCGGCTCATGCCGGACAGTCTAGGCCGGGCCCGGGCGATCCCGCGCGCCCGCGGGCGCATCCGGGCCCGCCGCCGGCCCGCGGCGTTAGACTCGGCGCCGTGACTTCCCGCACCGATGCCGCAGCCGAGCCCGCCGACGACCCCGGGGCCGTGCCCGCCGCCGCCCGGGCGCGCTGGGCCGAGCTCGCCGGGGCGCTGCGCGAGCACTCCGCCCGCTACTACGCCGGCGCCCCGGTGGTCGCCGACGCCGAATACGACCGGCTCTTCGCCGAACTGCGCGATCTCGAGGCGGCGCACCCGGCGCTGGCCGTCCCGGACAGCCCCAGCCGCACCGTGGGCGCGGACCCGGCGGCGCTGGCCGCCGCCGGCGACGGGGAGGTCTTCGCCCCGGTCACCCACCTGCAGCGGCTGTACAGCCTGGACAACGTCTTCGACGAGGCCTCGCTGCGGGACTGGCTGGCGCGCACCCCGGCGCAGGCCTACCTCACCGAGCTGAAGATCGACGGGCTGTCCATCGACCTGGTCTACGAGGGCGGGCGGCTCACCCGGGCGGCCACCCGCGGCGACGGGGTCACCGGGGAGAACGTCACCGCCAACGCCCGCACCATCGCCGACATCCCCGATGAGCTCACCGGCACCGCGGAGTTCCCGGTGCCGGAGCTGGTGGAGGTCCGCGGCGAGGTGTACCTCCCCCTCGCCGAATTCGAGCGGGTCAACGCCGAGCGGGTCGAGGCCGGCCGGCCCGCCTTCGCCAACCCCCGCAACGCCGCCGCCGGCTCGCTGCGGCAGAAGGACCCGGCGGAGACCGCCCGGCGCCGGCTGTCCATGATCTGCCACGGCATCGGCGCCTTCGAGGGAGAGCGCCCGGCCACCCAGCACGACGGCTACCGGGCGCTGGCCGCCTGGGGGCTGCACGTCAGCCCGCACACCCGGCGGGTCACCGACCCCGATGCGGTGGTCGCCGCGATGCGGCACTGGGGGGAGCACCGGCACGACGCCGAGCACGAGATGGACGGGCTGGTGGTCAAGGTCGACGATCTCGCCCGGCAGCGCGAACTGGGCTCCACCAGCCGCGCCCCGCGCTGGGCGATCGCCTACAAGTACCCGCCGGAGGAGCAGATCACCGATCTGCTGGACATCCGGGTGTCCATCGGCCGCACCGGCCGGGCCACCCCCTACGCGGTGCTGCGCCCGGTGCAGGTGGCCGGGTCCACGGTGGAGATGGCCACCCTGCACAACCCCGCCGAGGTGCGCCGCAAGGGCGTCTACATCGGCGACCGGGTCACCGTGCGCAAGGCCGGGGACGTCATCCCCGAGGTGCTCGGCCCCGTCGCCGAGGCCCGGGACGGCTCCGAGCGGGAGTACCGCTTCCCGGACCTGTGCCCCGAATGCGGCACCCGGCTGGCCCCGGCCCGGGAGGACGACGCCGACTGGCGCTGCCCGAACACCCGGTACTGCCCCGGGCAGCTGCGCCGGCGGGTGGAGTTCCTCGCCTCCCGCGCCGGGCTGGACATCGAGAACCTCGGCGAACGCGGGGCCGCGGACCTGATCCACCGCGGGGTGCTGCCCGACGAGGGCCGGCTCTTCGAGCTCGGCGAGGCCGATCTGCGCCGCACCGGGGTGTACACCACCGCCAAGGGGGAGCTCAGCGCCAACGGGCGCAAGCTGCTGGCCAACATCGAGGCGGCGAAGGACCGGGAGCTGTGGCGGGTGCTGGTCAGCCTGTCCATCCGGCACGTCGGCCCGATCGCGGCCCGGGCGCTGGCCGGCCGCTTCGGCTCCATGGACGCGATCCGGGCGGCGGACCGGGAGGAGCTCGCCGACGTCGACGGGGTCGGGGAGGTGATCGCGGACAGCGTCATCGACTGGTTCGCGGTGGACTGGCACCGGGAGGTCGTCGCCCGCTGGGCCGCCGCCGGGGTGCGGATGGCCGATGCGGCCGCCGACCGCCCCGAGCAGACCCTGGCGGGGCTCACCGTGGTGGTCACCGGGTCGCTGGCGGACTTCACCCGGGACGGCGCCAAGGAGGCGATCATGGCCCGCGGCGGCAAGGCCGCGGGCAGCGTGTCGAAGAAGACCGACGTGGTCGTCGCCGGGCCCGGGGCCGGGTCCAAGGCGGACAAGGCCGAGTCCCTGGGCGTGCCGATGCTCGACGAGGCCGGCTTCCACCGGCTGCTCGCCGAGGGCGCCGCGGCGATCCCGGGGCGGGAGGGGTAGCGCCGGCGGCCCGCGGCGGAGCCGGCCGGGGCCCGGCCCCGGCGGCGTCCACCGCCGGGGCCGGGCCCCGCCCGACGCGCCCGCGCCGGGCTACTCGCCCTCGATGGGGGTGGGCTCGATCCGCCACACCTCCTCGGCGTAGTCCCGGATGGTGCGGTCCGAGGAGAACCGGCCGGAGCGGATGATGTTGCGGAAGCACATCGCCGCCCAGCCCAGCTCATCGCGGTAGTCCGCGGCCATCCGGTCCCGGGTCTCCCGGTAGTCGGCGAAGTCGCCGAGCACGTACCAGGCGTCCGCCGGCTCATGGCCGACCCCGTCGAGCAGGCTGGCCCGCAGCTCGTGGAACATGCCGGTGCCGCCGTCGGAGAGGGTGCCGTCGACCAGGGCGTCGAGCACCCGGCGCAGCCCCGGCACGGTTTCGTAGAGCTCCCGCGGCCGGTGGGACTCGCGCAGCGCGGGCAGCTCCTCCTCGGTGGCGCCGAAGATGTAGGCGTTGTCGTCGCCGACGGCGGCGACGATCTCCACGTTCGCCCCGTCCATGGTGCCCAGGGTCAGCGCCCCGTTCATCATCAGCTTCATGTTGCCGGTGCCGGAGGCCTCCTTGCCGGCGGTGGAGATCTGCTCGGAGACGTCCGCGGCGGGGATGATGTGCTCGGCGGGGGAGACGTTGTAGTTCTCCACGAACACCACCTTGAGCCGGTCGCCGATCTCCGGGTCGCCGTTGACCAGCTCGGCGATCGCGTTGATGAACTTGATGATCGCCTTCGCCCGCACGTAGCCGGGGGCGGCCTTCGCCCCGAAGATCGCCACCCGGGGGGTGATGTCGAGGTCCGGGTCGGCCTTGATCCGGAAGTACAGGTCCAGGATGTACAGGGCGTTGAGCAGCTGCCGCTTGTACTCGTGCAGCCGCTTGATCTGCACGTCGTAGATCGCGTCGACCGGGATCTCCGCGCCCTGCCGGCGGCGGATCCACTCCGCGAAATCGGCCTTGTTGGCCCGCTTCACCGCGGCGATCTCGCGCAGCACAGACTCGTCCCCGGCGTAGCGCTCCAGCTCGGCGAGCTCGTCGAGGTCGGTGACCCAGGCGTCGGAGCCGGCGAGCCGGGTGAGCAGCTCCGCCAGGCGCGGGTTGCACTGGTGCAGCCAGCGCCGGGGGGTGACCCCGTTGGTCTTGTTGTTGAACCGCTCCGGCCAGATGTCGTGCCAGGGGCGCAGGGTCTCCCGCTTGATGATCTCGGTGTGCAGCGCGGCGACGCCGTTGATGGAGTACGCGGTGTAGCAGGCGATCCAGGCCATGTGGATCCGGCCGTGCGAGATCGGCGCCAGGTAGTCGATGGTGCCCTGGTCCACGCCCCGCCCGGCGAGGTCGAGCCGGAAGCGGCGGTCGATTTCCGCGGTGATCTCCAGCACCCGGTGGAACAGCCGCTCGAAGATGGAGTACTCCCAGGTCTCCAGGGCCTCGGCGAGCACGGTGTGGTTGGTGTAGGCGAAGGTGCGCGAGACGATGCCCCAGGCCTCGTCCCAGCCCATGTGGTGCTCGTCGAGCAGGATCCGCATCAGCTCCGGGATGGCCAGCACCGGGTGGGTGTCGTTGAGCTGGATGCAGTTGTACTCGTGGAAGGTGGCCAGGTCGCCGTGCTCGGCGAGGTGGGTCTCCACCATCTCCTGCAGCGAGGCGGAGACGAAGAAGTACTGCTGGCGCACCCGCAGCACCTTGCCCTCGTAGGTGGAGTCGTTGGGGTAGAGCACCCGGCACAGGTCGTGCACCCGCTCGCGCTCCACGATCGCCTCGGTGAAGCGCTGCGAGTTGAAGGCGTCGTAGTCGAACTCCCGCATCGGCTCGGAGTTCCACAGCCGCAGGGTGTTCACGTTGTCGGTGCCGTAGCCGGTGATCGGCATGTCATGGGGCACCGCGCGCACCACCAGGTCGTCGAAGCGCACGATCCGGGCGCGCTCCTCGCGGCGCACCACGAAGGGGTAGCCCTCCTCCATCCACGGGTCCGGGTGCTCGGCCTGGAAGCCGTCCTCGAAGGTCTGCTTGAACAGCCCGTAGCGGTAGAGGATGCCGTAGCCGGTCACCGGCAGGTCCTGGGTGGCGCAGGAGTCCAGGAAGCAGGCGGCCAGCCGGCCCAGGCCGCCATTGCCCAGGGCCGCGTCATGCTCGGCCTCGAGCACGTCCGGCAGCTCCGCGCCGCAGGCGGCGACGGCCTCCCGGGCCTCGTCGAGCAGATCCAGGTTGAGCAGGTTGTTCAGCAGCGCCCGGCCCATGAGGAACTCGGCGGAGAAGTAGTGCTGGCGGCGGGTGGCGGCGTAGGCCCGGGAGCTGGCCTCCCAGTTGCCGGCCAGCCGGTCGACGACCACGCTGGACAGCCCGGCCCAGAACTCGGCGGCCGTCGCCGAGGCCGGGGTGCGGCCCGACTCCGCCCGGACGTGGGAGGCGAGGCTGGCGGTCAAATCGGTCATGGGGCTGCTCCTAGGGGTCGGCGAGGCGCGGTCCGGCCACGGCCCCATCCGGCGGGTGCGGCGGGGTCGCGGCCAAAGTCCCAGCATACCCGGCACCGGCGCCGATCCGCGGGTCGGGCCGCCGCGCGGCGCCGCCGGCTCAGCCCAGCACGGCGCCGATGATGTCGCCGAGCCGGCCCATGTGCTCCACCTCGGAGGGCAGGAAGTCCGGCCCGCCGGGCCGGCCCACCACCAGGGTGTAGCGCTCGCCGACCGGGGCGGCGGCCAGGGCGGAGTCCATCACCGCCCAGGAGTCCGGGATCCAGTCCTCGCCCTCGCCGTCGAGCTCCCGGGGGCTGGTCACCGGGGGTTCGGCGAGCACCCGGCCATCGTCCTCCGGGGAGGCCGCGGAGGCGGCCAGGCGCCGGGTGCCGGCCCCGTCGTGCTCCAGCACGATCGCCCAGCCGGCGGTCATGGTGCGCGGCAGGCCCTCCACGATCTCGGCCAGGGCGCGCACCGGGGCGGCCCGGTGCCGGGCCAGGTCGGCGAGCATGCGCACCTCGCCGCGGCGGTCCACGGTCCCGGAGTAGGGCCGCACCGAGTCGACCTCCACGTCCCCCATGGAGCGCGCGGCGGTGATCAGCGCATCGGGCAGCACCCCCGTGGGCAGCTCCACGACGATGTCGTCGACCACGGTGCGGTCCTCGGTGCACTCCACGACGTCGACGCTGCGGATGTCGCCCCCGATTTCGCCGAGGGCGGCCGCGAGGTAGCCCAGGGATCCGGGCACGTCGGGCAGCTGGACTCGCAGCAGGTAGCTCATGGCGGAGATCGGTTCGGCCTTTCCGGGTCGGGTCGGGTGGCTCAGCGGGCCCCGGCGGGGGAGGCGGCGGCGGCCGCCCCCCGGGCGGACCCTCCATCACGTAACGCGCATGCCCCCGGGCTTTGTTCCCGGCGCACCCCCGCCACCGCCCGCGTGGGGCGCTCCGCGCGCCGCGCGGGCCGGGCGACTACCCTGGTGCGTTGATCAACCACCCGACTTAGGAAAGGGGTCACGCGTGCCCGCCATCTCGCGCGACGAGGTATCCCACCTCGCACGACTGTCCCGCCTGGCGCTGACGGACGCCGAACTCGACGAGTTCGCCGGCCAGATCGACGGCATCATCAACCACGTCCGGCAGGTCCAGGAGGTCGCCGCCGCCGATGTCGAGCCGATGAGCCACCCCTCCTCGCTGGCCGGGGTGATGCGGGAGGACGAGGTGCGGCCCACCCTCACCGCCGAGCAGGCCCTCGACCAGGCGCCCTCGGTGCGCGAGGACCGCTTCGAGGTGCCCCGGATCCTGGGGGAGGCGGAGTGAGCATGACCGAGCCCAACCCGAATCTCGCCGCCGCCGTCGCCGCCGACCCGATCCTCGGCGCCACCGCCGCCGAACTCGCCGAGCGGATCCACTCCCGGGAGCTGACCTCCGAGGAGGTCACCCGCGCCTTCCTGGACCGGATCGCCGAGGTGGACCCGCGGCTGCACGCCTTCCTGCACGTCGGCGCCGAGGAGGCCCTGGCCGCCGCCCGGGCCGTGGACGCCGCCCTGGACGCGGGGGAGCAGCCGGCCTCCCCGCTGGCGGGGGTGCCGCTGGCCCTGAAGGACGTGTTCACCACCGTGGACGCGCCCACCACCTGCGGCTCCCGGATGCTGGAGGACTACCGCAGCCCCTACGACGCCACCGTGGTGGCCCGGCTGCGCGCCGCCGGGATCCCGATCC containing:
- a CDS encoding 3'-5' exonuclease, with protein sequence MSRFDVGKMVAFDLETTGTDPRTCRIVTSALVRLTAGQEPRKLAMLADPGVEIPEAATRIHGITTERARAEGEPHERVLRRTIDALRAAWADGYAAVIYNAAYDLSVLRALEPGFTVDGLVVDPYVLDKRFTPKLRGSGQRKLGPTCERYGVRLDAAHDATEDALAAARLAWMMAKRHPEITEMDGDALMELQAVQAWEDAASLAEYFRSRGRDASDVDGTWPMRG
- the ligA gene encoding NAD-dependent DNA ligase LigA; translated protein: MPAAARARWAELAGALREHSARYYAGAPVVADAEYDRLFAELRDLEAAHPALAVPDSPSRTVGADPAALAAAGDGEVFAPVTHLQRLYSLDNVFDEASLRDWLARTPAQAYLTELKIDGLSIDLVYEGGRLTRAATRGDGVTGENVTANARTIADIPDELTGTAEFPVPELVEVRGEVYLPLAEFERVNAERVEAGRPAFANPRNAAAGSLRQKDPAETARRRLSMICHGIGAFEGERPATQHDGYRALAAWGLHVSPHTRRVTDPDAVVAAMRHWGEHRHDAEHEMDGLVVKVDDLARQRELGSTSRAPRWAIAYKYPPEEQITDLLDIRVSIGRTGRATPYAVLRPVQVAGSTVEMATLHNPAEVRRKGVYIGDRVTVRKAGDVIPEVLGPVAEARDGSEREYRFPDLCPECGTRLAPAREDDADWRCPNTRYCPGQLRRRVEFLASRAGLDIENLGERGAADLIHRGVLPDEGRLFELGEADLRRTGVYTTAKGELSANGRKLLANIEAAKDRELWRVLVSLSIRHVGPIAARALAGRFGSMDAIRAADREELADVDGVGEVIADSVIDWFAVDWHREVVARWAAAGVRMADAAADRPEQTLAGLTVVVTGSLADFTRDGAKEAIMARGGKAAGSVSKKTDVVVAGPGAGSKADKAESLGVPMLDEAGFHRLLAEGAAAIPGREG
- a CDS encoding glycogen/starch/alpha-glucan phosphorylase, with the protein product MTDLTASLASHVRAESGRTPASATAAEFWAGLSSVVVDRLAGNWEASSRAYAATRRQHYFSAEFLMGRALLNNLLNLDLLDEAREAVAACGAELPDVLEAEHDAALGNGGLGRLAACFLDSCATQDLPVTGYGILYRYGLFKQTFEDGFQAEHPDPWMEEGYPFVVRREERARIVRFDDLVVRAVPHDMPITGYGTDNVNTLRLWNSEPMREFDYDAFNSQRFTEAIVERERVHDLCRVLYPNDSTYEGKVLRVRQQYFFVSASLQEMVETHLAEHGDLATFHEYNCIQLNDTHPVLAIPELMRILLDEHHMGWDEAWGIVSRTFAYTNHTVLAEALETWEYSIFERLFHRVLEITAEIDRRFRLDLAGRGVDQGTIDYLAPISHGRIHMAWIACYTAYSINGVAALHTEIIKRETLRPWHDIWPERFNNKTNGVTPRRWLHQCNPRLAELLTRLAGSDAWVTDLDELAELERYAGDESVLREIAAVKRANKADFAEWIRRRQGAEIPVDAIYDVQIKRLHEYKRQLLNALYILDLYFRIKADPDLDITPRVAIFGAKAAPGYVRAKAIIKFINAIAELVNGDPEIGDRLKVVFVENYNVSPAEHIIPAADVSEQISTAGKEASGTGNMKLMMNGALTLGTMDGANVEIVAAVGDDNAYIFGATEEELPALRESHRPRELYETVPGLRRVLDALVDGTLSDGGTGMFHELRASLLDGVGHEPADAWYVLGDFADYRETRDRMAADYRDELGWAAMCFRNIIRSGRFSSDRTIRDYAEEVWRIEPTPIEGE
- a CDS encoding amino acid-binding ACT domain protein, with the translated sequence MSYLLRVQLPDVPGSLGYLAAALGEIGGDIRSVDVVECTEDRTVVDDIVVELPTGVLPDALITAARSMGDVEVDSVRPYSGTVDRRGEVRMLADLARHRAAPVRALAEIVEGLPRTMTAGWAIVLEHDGAGTRRLAASAASPEDDGRVLAEPPVTSPRELDGEGEDWIPDSWAVMDSALAAAPVGERYTLVVGRPGGPDFLPSEVEHMGRLGDIIGAVLG
- the gatC gene encoding Asp-tRNA(Asn)/Glu-tRNA(Gln) amidotransferase subunit GatC gives rise to the protein MPAISRDEVSHLARLSRLALTDAELDEFAGQIDGIINHVRQVQEVAAADVEPMSHPSSLAGVMREDEVRPTLTAEQALDQAPSVREDRFEVPRILGEAE